Proteins from one Lepidochelys kempii isolate rLepKem1 chromosome 6, rLepKem1.hap2, whole genome shotgun sequence genomic window:
- the LOC140912336 gene encoding vitamin K epoxide reductase complex subunit 1-like protein 1: MAAPGWERALRLGLCALGLALSVYALHVESSRERDPGYRAMCDLSPSVSCSKVFTSRWGRGFGLVEDLLGKHSVFNQPNSLFGIVFYILQTLLGFTPSTLAAVTLLGASLVSIAGSLYLAYILFFVLHDFCLVCVTTYLLNGALLLLNYQRLVGLSGSGPRRAKPKGQ, from the exons ATGGCGGCGCCGGGCTGGGAGCGGGCGCTGCGGCTCGGGCTCTGCGCGCTGGGGTTGGCGCTCTCCGTGTACGCGCTGCACGTGGAGAGCTCGCGGGAGCGGGACCCCGGCTACCGGGCCATGTGCGACCTGAGCCCCTCCGTCAGCTGCTCCAAGGTCTTCACCTCCAG GTGGGGCCGTGGCTTTGGCTTGGTGGAAGATCTCCTGGGGAAACACAGCGTCTTTAATCAGCCCAACAGCTTATTTGGCATCGTCTTCTACATCCTACAGACACTGCTGG GCTTCACTCCCAGCACCCTGGCGGCCGTcaccctgctgggcgcctccctGGTCTCCATCGCCGGCTCGCTCTACCTGGCCTACATCCTCTTCTTCGTGCTCCACGACTTCTGCCTGGTGTGCGTCACCACCTACCTGCTCAACGGCGCCCTGCTCCTCCTCAACTACCAGCGTCTGGTCGGCCTGAGTGGGAGCGGGCCGCGCCGCGCCAAGCCCAAGGGGCAGTGA